TATAACGCACATCTGCACCGAGGCTCATGCCGGTATGTGTGTCTGTTGTTAAAGTAATGGTTAACTTTTGTTTGCTTAATAAATCAGGCTCCTTAGTGGTTAATTCAAAACTGTCTGGAAGAGGGTGCTCTGAAGTACCAGGTAAGAGATTGATGACATTCCCCGTCACTAAGCGCGATAAGTTTTTTACACCTGCCAAGGAAATATCTGCACCGGCTATCCAAAAACGACTGTCTGCAGTGATTAGCGTTTTATATTGATGATCGATGTTGGCAACTAAAGATACTCCATCGTTGGTCAGTGATATTTGTTGTATGTGACCTACATTAATACCGCGATAGACAATGTTGGCGTTTTCGCTAATATCTTCAGCATTAGCTAAATGTAAATTAAATTGAAATCCACCTAATGCGCTTTCTTCATCGGCAAACAAGTTAAAAGTATCGCCATTAACGGCTTTTTCCATTTTACTGCCAGTATCAAAAGCAACTCCGCCGGCTAATATGGACGCTAAGCTCTCAGTATTCACTTTAATTCCCGCCAATGACGCGTCAATTTTGAAGCCGGAGACATTCCAAAAACGTGAATCTTTATGAACTAAATGGGCATATTGTTCTTGAATGAAAGCACTAATAATGACTTTTTTACTGCCTGATAAACGATAGCTTACTATGCTCCCAACTGGTATTTGTCGATAAAATACGGTCGAGCCTACGTCAATTGAGCCAAGTTTTGCCGAGTTGAGCTCTATAATAATCCCCTGACTACCTGGTGTAATGGCAGGAGCTTCACGCTGTGCTTCAAAATTTGTGGTCGATTTTCCTTCACCTGGTTGGATGGCAATATAGTTACCAGAAAATAAGGTTTCAAGTCCTTCAACCCCTGTGATGCTGGCTTTAGGTTTAACTAACCAAAACTGGGTTTCTTGGTTTAAAAACCGATCTGCACGGTAATCCATGGTGACCTTAACATCGACACCATCTAAATCTTTATCAATACTTACATCAGTGACTTTGCCAACGGTTAAACCTTGGTATTTGACTAAGGTTTTACCAATATCAATACCCGCAGCACTAGGAAAGTGAATGCTAATTTCAATACCTGCTTCTTTATAGCTTTTTAGCCCAAGCCAAGCTCCAAGAATCAGTGCCACAATTGGCAGTAACCAAATGGGTGAAAAAAGCTTCTTTTTAACAATTTTTGGCGATTCAATTTGTGTCATTATGTGTTTCCAAACGGTCCCAAAGTAAGCGCGTATCTAAAACTTTTGCAGCAAGTTGAGTTAACAAGATAACCAAAGCGAAGGCGGTTGCAGCAGGGGCTGGTTTTGCATCTAACAACTGCCCCATATTGACTAACGCAACCGTGATAGAGATGACAAATAAATCTAGCATAGACCAACGCCCAATCCACTCGATAATATGAAAGCCTACCATCATTTTTCTTTTTGATATTGGTATTCTAAAACTGATAGCGGTTAAGTAGATAGCTAGACCAATAATTTTTAACCAAGGTACCAATATACTGGCGGTAAATACAATAATCGCAATTGGGATCA
This Shewanella aestuarii DNA region includes the following protein-coding sequences:
- a CDS encoding paraquat-inducible protein A — encoded protein: MGICLCSVCRKINHLSSDNCIRCGTKLTARHYASVQQSWALLVTATILLVLANIYPITILTNRGVVTNDTIFSGIAHLIHTGMIPIAIIVFTASILVPWLKIIGLAIYLTAISFRIPISKRKMMVGFHIIEWIGRWSMLDLFVISITVALVNMGQLLDAKPAPAATAFALVILLTQLAAKVLDTRLLWDRLETHNDTN